A single genomic interval of Alligator mississippiensis isolate rAllMis1 chromosome 15, rAllMis1, whole genome shotgun sequence harbors:
- the LOC106737720 gene encoding vitelline membrane outer layer protein 1 homolog, protein MGVTGPRGPGGAWGGRDPNSVLEVENGGPWGDWGHKEFCPRGTYASAFALKVQPHQGWSHFGDDTGLNGVRLICTDGSSIQSSEGKWGLWQSPRGCGGGTLVQFRLRAEPPRGPFRDDEAATDVSMLCSNGREVAGEGSTSGDWGNWSRPCAFGAVCGLQTRVELPGGPGQDDTGLNDLRLFCCN, encoded by the exons ATGGGGGTCACTGGCCCCAGGG GCCCCGGGGGAGCCTGGGGGGGCCGGGACCCCAACAGCGTCCTGGAGGTGGAGAACGGGGGACCCTGGGGGGACTGGGGGCACAAGGAGTTCTGCCCCCGGGGCACCTATGCCAGCGCCTTCGCCCTCAAG GTGCAGCCCCACCAGGGCTGGAGTCACTTCGGCGACGACACGGGGCTCAACGGCGTCCGATTGATCTGCACTGACGGCAGCAGCATCCAGTCCAGCGAGGGCAA GTGGGGCTTGTGGCAGTCGCCCCGTGGCTGCGGTGGGGGGACTTTGGTGCAGTTTCGGCTCCGGGCCGAGCCCCCCCGCGGCCCCTTCCGTGACGACGAGGCGGCCACAGACGTGTCCATGCTCTGCTCCAACGGGCGGGAGGTCGCAGGCGAGGGCAGCACAAGCGGGGACTGGGGCAACTGGAGCCGGCCCTGCGCctttggggctgtgtgtgggctgCAGACACGCGTGGAGCTGCCAGGGGGGCCTGGCCAGGATGACACCGGCCTCAACGACCTGCGCCTCTTCTGCTGCAACTGA
- the ACHE gene encoding acetylcholinesterase — MIPNAGAFLPFLLLILPTTPQEPEGATDELVAQTQAGPVRGLRLPALSGHVTAFLGIPYAEPPLGPLRFRPPRPLRRPWRGTRDASAYPRACWQYVDKLYPGFPGLEMWNPNRELSEDCLYLNVWVPSPRPRNASVLVWIYGGGFYSGSSSLDVYDGRYLAQAEGLVLVSMNYRVGALGFLALLGSPEAPGNVGLLDQRLALQWVQSNIRAFGGDPSAITLFGESAGAASVGMHLLSPASRALFHRAVLQSGAPNGPWATISPGESRRRALELAHRVGCPAGGNDSEVVACLRSRSPQDLIDQEWGVLPQPSVFRFPFVPVVDGDFLADSPEVLLNAGSFAEMPVLAGVVRDEGSYFLIYGAPGFSKDNESLITREEFLGGVRLGVPQAGELAAEAVVLQYTDWRDPEDPVKNREALDDVVGDHNVVCPVTLFAQRAAERGAPVFAYLFDHRASTLAWPAWMGVPHGYEIEFVFGLPLQPALNYTASEAALSHRMMRYWGNFARTGDPNDASGQAGHWPPYTATGQRYVRLDTGPLAVGQGLRAQLCAFWTRFLPKLLNVTDTLEEAERQWRVEFHRWSNYMLRWKSQFEHYSRQERCAEL; from the exons ATGATCCCCAACGCCGgtgccttcctccccttcctcctcctcatcctgcCAACCACCCCCCAGGAGCCGGAGGGGGCCACGGACGAGCTGGTGGCTCAGACACAGGCAGGGCCGGTGCGGGGGCTGCGCCTGCCCGCGCTGTCCGGCCATGTCACTGCCTTCCTGGGCATCCCCTACGCCGAGCCCCCACTTGGCCCCTTGCGCTTCCGGCCCCCGCGGCCCCTCCGGCGGCCATGGCGCGGCACGCGAGACGCCAGCGCCTACCCCCGGGCCTGCTGGCAGTACGTGGACAAGCTGTACCCCGGCTTCCCTGGCCTGGAGATGTGGAACCCCAACCGGGAGCTgagcgaggactgcctgtacctgaATGTCTGGGTGCCGTCACCACGGCCCCGCAACGCCTCAGTGCTGGTCTGGATCTACGGCGGTGGCTTCTACAGTGGCTCATCCTCACTGGACGTCTATGATGGACGGTATCTGGCACAGGCTGAAGGGCTGGTGCTGGTGTCCATGAACTACCGCGTGGGTGCCTTGGGCTTCCTGGCATTGCTGGGCAGCCCTGAGGCCCCGGGCAATGTAGGGCTGCTGGACCAGCGCTTAGCCCTACAGTGGGTGCAATCCAACATCCGCGCCTTCGGCGGGGACCCTAGTGCCATCACACTCTTCGGGGAAAGTGCTGGAGCTGCCTCGGTGGGCATGCACCTGCTGTCACCAGCTAGCCGGGCCCTGTTCCACCGTGCTGTGCTGCAGAGTGGGGCCCCCAATGGGCCCTGGGCCACCATCAGCCCTGGGGAGAGCCGGCGGCGGGCACTGGAACTGGCGCACCGCGTGGGGTGTCCAGCCGGGGGCAATGACTCTGAG GTGGTGGCCTGTCTCCGGTCCCGGTCACCCCAGGACCTCATTGACCAGGAGTGGGGGGTCCTGCCGCAGCCCAGCGTCTTTCGCTTCCCCTTCGTGCCAGTGGTGGATGGGGATTTCCTAGCCGACAGCCCCGAGGTGCTGCTCAACGCAGGCAGCTTCGCCGAGatgccagtgctggctggggtggTGCGCGATGAAGGCAGCTACTTCCTGATCTATGGGGCACCAGGGTTCAGCAAGGACAATGAGAGCCTTATCACCCGTGAAGAGTTCCTGGGGGGGGTGCGGCTGGGGGTCCcgcaggctggggagctggcgGCCGAGGCGGTGGTGCTCCAGTACACGGACTGGCGGGACCCTGAGGACCCAGTGAAGAACCGGGAGGCACTGGACGATGTGGTGGGTGACCACAACGTGGTGTGTCCTGTCACTCTGTTCGCGCAGCGGGCGGCTGAGCGGGGAGCCCCGGTCTTCGCCTACCTCTTCGACCACCGTGCGTCCACGCTGGCCTGGCCAGCCTGGATGGGCGTCCCTCACGGCTACGAGATTGAGTTCGTCTTcgggctgcccctgcagccagcactcaACTACACAGCAAGCGAGGCTGCCCTCAGCCACCGCATGATGCGCTACTGGGGGAACTTTGCCCGCACTGG ggacCCCAACGATGCATCGGGACAGGCCGGGCACTGGCCCCCATACACGGCCACCGGGCAGCGCTATGTGAGGCTCGACACGGGGCCCCTGGCCGTGGGGCAAGGCCTGCGTGCACAGCTCTGCGCCTTCTGGACCCGCTTCTTGCCCAAACTGCTCAATGTCACTG ACACGCTGGAGGAGGCGGAGCGCCAGTGGCGCGTGGAGTTTCACCGCTGGAGCAACTACATGCTGCGCTGGAAGAGCCAGTTCGAGCACTACAGCCGGCAGGAGCGCTGCGCCGAGCTGTGA